A stretch of Heterodontus francisci isolate sHetFra1 chromosome 1, sHetFra1.hap1, whole genome shotgun sequence DNA encodes these proteins:
- the LOC137378527 gene encoding homeobox protein not2-like, with the protein MQVPTLNLGSFAPPSPFPCTPLCSDYSRSSSRKSFTIDALLSSSGTSSSSERPSAGCCPSANCALASAPPGVVLSPQIPQSLYPGLIHPHPGYPLYYGAPLVYRPTSCRAAHYTHEYSLAKPGFTPYKSKVSKSKRVRTIFTHEQLARLEKEFARQQYMVGSERFLLASALQLNESQVKVWFQNRRIKWRKQSLEQQQAKLARLGIVGTQPSPDSPSSEEGPCPGSQDSEQRGGALP; encoded by the exons ATGCAAGTCCCGACTCTGAATCTGGGCAGTTTTGCACCTCCATCTCCCTTCCCCTGCACTCCCCTGTGTTCGGACTACTCCAGATCCAGCAGCCGCAAGTCCTTCACCATTGATGCTCTCCTCTCCAGCTCCGGGACCTCCTCCTCCTCGGAAAGACCCAGTGCCGGCTGTTGCCCCAGCGCCAACTGTGCTCTGGCCTCCGCTCCCCCCGGGGTAGTTCTGAGCCCGCAGATCCCACAGTCTCTCTACCCGGGCTTGATCCATCCTCATCCCGGCTACCCTCTGTACTATGGAGCGCCCCTGGTCTACCGTCCAACCAGCTGCAGGGCGGCTCACTACACACATG AATACTCCTTGGCCAAGCCTGGCTTCACTCCATATAAATCAAAAGTAAGCAAATCAAAACGGGTCAGGACTATCTTCACCCATGAGCAGCTAGCCCGCCTGGAGAAGGAGTTTGCCCGACAGCAGTACATGGTGGGGTCCGAGAGGTTTCTGCTGGCATCTGCTCTGCAACTCAACGAATCACAG GTCAAAGTCTGGTTCCAGAACCGAAGAATCAAATGGAGGAAGCAGAGCCTTGAGCAGCAGCAGGCCAAGCTGGCCAGACTGGGCATTGTGGGCACACAGCCTAGCCCAGACTCTCCGAGCAGCGAGGAGGGGCCCTGCCCTGGGTCTCAGGACTCAGAGCAGAGAGGAGGGGCCCTGCCCTGA